In the Ipomoea triloba cultivar NCNSP0323 chromosome 6, ASM357664v1 genome, one interval contains:
- the LOC116023051 gene encoding patatin-like protein 1, which translates to MASNRNSQKFITILSIDGGGIRGIIPATILAFLEAQLQELDGKNVRICDYFNVIAGTSTGGLVTAMLTAPDKNKRPLFAAKDILPFYKEHGPKIFPQGGGLFGSIRGGLELLEGPKYDGKYLHKVLQERLGQTRLHQTLTRVVIPTFDIKNFQPLVFTNCEAEDSPQLDVKLSDICIGSSAAPTYFPAHYFENSDDKGNTFEFNLIDGGVCANNPTLVAISTVTQRMARKDNPDFAGTNPMDCQRFLVLSLGTGSSKYSQKYTAKMAANWGIIGWLTHGDGNPLIDVFSDASSDMVDYHISTIFHSLDAGDNYLRIQVDSLEGDVASVDVTTEENLKKLEEVGQNLLKKSVSKLDLLTGQYKPNDARGTNEEALKRFAKVLSENRKNRLKNEAKFSKM; encoded by the exons ATGGCATCCAACAGGAACTCTCAGAAATTTATTACAATTCTTAGCATTGATGGAGGTGGTATTAGAGGGATCATTCCTGCTACTATTCTTGCTTTCCTTGAAGCCCAACTTCAA gaattggACGGTAAAAATGTAAGAATCTGCGACTACTTCAACGTGATTGCTGGAACGAGCACCGGAGGATTGGTGACCGCCATGTTAACAGCTCCAGATAAAAACAAGCGTCCACTTTTTGCTGCCAAAGACATTCTGCCATTTTACAAAGAACACGGTCCTAAGATTTTTCCACAAGG AGGCGGTCTGTTTGGATCCATCAGAGGAGGTTTGGAATTGTTGGAAGGTCCCAAATATGACGGTAAATACCTCCACAAAGTTCTTCAAGAAAGGCTTGGACAAACTCGTCTTCATCAAACTTTGACTCGAGTTGTCATCCCCACCTTCGACATCAAGAACTTTCAACCACTTGTGTTCACTAACTGCGAG GCGGAGGATTCTCCCCAGTTGGACGTTAAATTGTCAGACATATGCATAGGTAGTTCTGCAGCTCCAACATATTTTCCTGCTCACTATTTTGAAAACAGTGATGATAAAGGCAACACGTTTGAGTTCAACCTCATCGACGGCGGCGTCTGCGCTAACAATCCG ACTCTGGTTGCGATCAGCACAGTGACGCAAAGAATGGCGAGGAAAGACAATCCAGATTTCGCGGGAACCAATCCTATGGACTGCCAACGCTTCCTCGTACTTTCCTTAGGCACAGGATCTTCTAAATATTCTCAGAAATACACTGCAAAAATGGCGGCCAACTGGGGCATCATCGGATGGTTGACTCACGGCGACGGCAACCCTTTGATCGATGTTTTCTCCGATGCCAGCTCCGACATGGTGGATTATCACATCTCCACCATTTTCCACTCCCTCGATGCCGGAGACAACTACCTCCGAATTCAA GTGGATTCTTTAGAAGGAGATGTGGCCTCGGTTGATGTGACGACGGAGGAGAACTTGAAGAAACTGGAAGAAGTTGGGCAAAACTTGCTGAAGAAAAGTGTTTCCAAATTGGATCTTTTGACTGGACAGTATAAGCCTAATGACGCTCGTGGGACAAATGAAGAAGCCTTGAAAAG GTTTGCGAAAGTGCTATCAGAGAATAGGAAAAATCGCTTAAAGAATGAAGCCAAATTCAGTAAAATGTGA